A portion of the Heliangelus exortis chromosome 28, bHelExo1.hap1, whole genome shotgun sequence genome contains these proteins:
- the MRPL34 gene encoding large ribosomal subunit protein bL34m: MDPISQIIPGAQEAALLPEGKWRRWRGCGRGCWAAGNGGSGQGGGGTAGLAFSSLFFLFFPPRFFLPRSALGRRFPFNPSGAGSVPGSPWGLPQVRSRTRGNEYQPNNRKRKRTHGWIRRISTPGGVAVILRRMLKGRKSLTH; encoded by the exons ATGGATCCCATCAGCCAGATCATCCCAGGTGCTCAG GAGGCGGCGTTGCTGCCGGAGGGAAAATGGCGGCGCTGGCGCGGCTGTGGCCGCGGGTGTTGGGCTGCGGGTAACGGGGGAAGCGGGCAGGGGGGAGGTGGTACCGCTGGGTTGGCTTTTTCCTcactatttttccttttttttccccccagattTTTCCTCCCCCGCAGCGCTCTGGGTCGCCGCTTCCCTTTCAACCCTTCCGGTGCCGGTTCGGTGCCGGGGTCACCCTGGGGCCTCCCGCAGGTCCGGAGCAGAACCCGGGGGAACGAGTACCAACCCAACAACCGCAAACGCAAACGGACCCACGGCTGGATCCGCCGGATCAGCACCCCCGGCGGCGTGGCCGTCATCCTCCggaggatgctgaagggaaggAAGTCCCTGACCCACTGA
- the ABHD8 gene encoding protein ABHD8, whose product MLTSITEGFLCCLMGKTTNAVGPLDSLEASNGYSFMEVKPGRILRIRHSTPNHPSPPETEESPAEGPERGTVHCKRKITVYRNGQLVIENLGDSVPSEILHCPNASGEPNSTVELELSELAAQSPAPGPAGTPGCGARPAVPTPAGKRRKRKPKKVINIDCKKQITSCKGTHRDVVLFFIHGVGGSLDIWKEQLDFFTKLGYEVVAPDLAGHGCSSAPQIAAAYTFYALAEDMRAVFKRYAKKRNILIGHSYGVSFCTFLAHEYPDLVHKVIMINGGGPTALEPSFCSIFNMPTCVLHCLSPCLAWSFLKAGFARQGAKEKQLLKEGNAFNVSSFVLRAMMSGQYWPEGDEVYHAELAVPVLLVHGMHDKFVPVEEDQRMAEILLIAFLKVIDEGSHMVMMECPETVNTLLHEFVLWEPETSAGDGQGEKK is encoded by the exons ATGCTGACCAGCATCACCGAGggcttcctctgctgcctgATGGGCAAAACCACCAACGCCGTGGGGCCCCTGGACAGCCTTGAGGCCAGCAACGGCTACAGCTTCATGGAGGTGAAACCCGGGAGGATCCTGCGGATCAGACACAGCACACCCAACCATCCAAGCCCTCCGGAAACCGAGGAATCCCCAGCGGAGGGGCCGGAGCGGGGCACGGTGCattgcaaaaggaaaatcacCGTGTACCGCAACGGGCAGCTGGTGATCGAGAACCTGGGGGATTCCGTCCCCTCCGAGATCCTCCACTGTCCCAACGCCTCGGGAGAACCCAACAGCACCGTGGAGTTGGAGCTTTCCGAGCTGGCAGCCCAAAGCCCAGCTCCGGGACCTGCCGGGACTCCGGGCTGCGGGGCCCGGCCCGCGGTTCCGACCCCCGCTGGCAAACGTCGGAAACGCAAACCCAAAAAAGTCATCAACATCGACTGCAAGAAACAGATCACCAGCTGCAAAGGGACGCACCGAGACGTCGTCCTCTTCTTCATCCACGGGGTGGGAGGCTCGCTGGACATCTGGAAGGAGCAGTTGGACTTTTTTACCAAGTTGGGTTACGAGGTGGTGGCTCCCGACCTGGCCGGTCAcggctgcagctcagctccccagaTCGCTGCTGCCTACACCTTCTACGCCCTGGCAGAGGACATGAGGGCTGTTTTCAAGCGTTATGCCAAGAAGAGGAACATCCTGATAGGGCATTCCTACGG ggTGTCCTTCTGCACCTTCCTCGCCCACGAGTACCCCGACCTGGTCCATAAGGTGATCATGATCAACGGGGGGGGTCCCACGGCGCTGGAACCCAGCTTCTGCTCCATCTTCAACATGCCCACCTGTGTCCTGCACTGCCTCTCCCCGTGCCTGGCCTGGAGCTTCCTCAA GGCTGGCTTTGCTCGCCAGGGtgccaaagaaaagcagctgctgaaggaaggCAACGCCTTCAACGTCTCCTCCTTCGTGCTCCGGGCCATGATGAGTGGGCAGTACTGGCCCGAGGGGGATGAGGTTTACCACGCCGAGCTGGCCGTGCCCGTCCTCCTGGTCCACGGCATGCACGACAAATTCGTCCCCGTGGAGGAGGATCAGAGAATGGCTGAG ATCCTGCTGATCGCCTTCCTGAAGGTGATCGACGAAGGCAGCCACATGGTGATGATGGAGTGTCCCGAGACGGTCAACACGCTGCTCCACGAGTTCGTCCTGTGGGAGCCCGAGACGTCAGCTGGGGACGGgcaaggggaaaagaaataa
- the ANKLE1 gene encoding ankyrin repeat and LEM domain-containing protein 1 isoform X1 gives MAGHSPELVAALRTGHIPDCARDELALIQQFEHPDRNRRWREGVVKSSFNYLLLDPRTTQNLPLRSNHLSPVECFRTFVEAIFYVGKGDTEPALLSPQRGAGTAAGGEAEGLPQGPGASWRSGRAGRASSRCSASRAASRPRRTHGRGCLVEALGLQTLTNQRKGHCYGVAASWPARRRRQLGVHMLYRAMSIFLAEGERQLRPGDIQGGDMRVPSVPTPSRMSPHPPPGGGSWAGIYVVNTGENSSFFFFYIYIFLSFFLIFFFFFFFFFFFFFPKKVINKSRQGVLLFFFFFKSDIRVGSPCSAVLSDSSSPLLPPPFPPPPTPSPARRQLRI, from the exons ATGGCGG GACACAGCCCCGAGCTGGTGGCCGCTTTACGGACCGGTCACATCCCTGACTGTGCCCGGGATGAGCTGGCACTGATCCAACAGTTCGAGCACCCGGACCGGAACCGGCGCTGGCGGGAAGGGGTGGTCAAGTCCAGTTTCAACTACCTCCTCCTTGACCCCAG AACCACCCAGAACCTGCCCTTGCGGTCCAACCACCTGAGCCCGGTTGAGTGCTTCAGGACCTTCGTCGAAGCCATCTTCTACGTGGGGAAGGGGGACACGGAGCCGGCCCTATTGTCACCTCAGCGAGGCGCTGGGACAGCAGCGGGCGGGGAGGCGGAAG ggctgccccaagGTCCGGGCGCATCCTGGAGATCTGGGAGAGCGGGCAGGGCATCGTCTCGGTGCTCTGCTTCCAGAGCTGCGTCCCGGCCGAGGCGTACACACGGGAGGGGGTGTCTGGTGGAGGCTCTGG ggctgcagacCCTGACCAACCAGCGGAAAGGACACTGCTATGGGGTGGCAGCCAGCTGGCCAGCCCGGAGACGCCGCCAGCTGGGGGTCCACATGTTGTACCGGGCCATGAGCATCTTCCTGGCTGAGGGAGAGCGGCAGCTCCGGCCCGGGGACATCCAGGGGGGGGACATGAGGGTTCCGAGTGTCCCCACCCCCTCAAGGAtgtccccacacccccccccaggAGGTGGCTCTTGGGCTGGGATTTATGTCGTGAACACTGGCGagaattcatcttttttttttttttatatatatatttttttatctttttttttaatttttttttttttttttttttttttttttttttttttttttcctaaaaaggTGATAAATAAATCCCGGCAGGgggtattattatttttttttttttttaagtcagacATCCGAGTCGGGAGTCCCTGCTCAGCCGTGCTCTCAGacagctcctctcccctcctcccccctcctttccccccccccccaaccccatcACCAGCTCGGAGGCAGCTGAGGATATAA
- the ANKLE1 gene encoding ankyrin repeat and LEM domain-containing protein 1 isoform X2 produces MAGHSPELVAALRTGHIPDCARDELALIQQFEHPDRNRRWREGVVKSSFNYLLLDPRTTQNLPLRSNHLSPVECFRTFVEAIFYVGKGDTEPALLSPQRGAGTAAGGEAEGLPQGPGASWRSGRAGRASSRCSASRAASRPRRTHGRGCLVEALDPDQPAERTLLWGGSQLASPETPPAGGPHVVPGHEHLPG; encoded by the exons ATGGCGG GACACAGCCCCGAGCTGGTGGCCGCTTTACGGACCGGTCACATCCCTGACTGTGCCCGGGATGAGCTGGCACTGATCCAACAGTTCGAGCACCCGGACCGGAACCGGCGCTGGCGGGAAGGGGTGGTCAAGTCCAGTTTCAACTACCTCCTCCTTGACCCCAG AACCACCCAGAACCTGCCCTTGCGGTCCAACCACCTGAGCCCGGTTGAGTGCTTCAGGACCTTCGTCGAAGCCATCTTCTACGTGGGGAAGGGGGACACGGAGCCGGCCCTATTGTCACCTCAGCGAGGCGCTGGGACAGCAGCGGGCGGGGAGGCGGAAG ggctgccccaagGTCCGGGCGCATCCTGGAGATCTGGGAGAGCGGGCAGGGCATCGTCTCGGTGCTCTGCTTCCAGAGCTGCGTCCCGGCCGAGGCGTACACACGGGAGGGGGTGTCTGGTGGAGGCTCTGG acCCTGACCAACCAGCGGAAAGGACACTGCTATGGGGTGGCAGCCAGCTGGCCAGCCCGGAGACGCCGCCAGCTGGGGGTCCACATGTTGTACCGGGCCATGAGCATCTTCCTGGCTGA
- the BABAM1 gene encoding BRISC and BRCA1-A complex member 1 isoform X2, with protein MERGCLMETSGSAAEEEEEEEEEEEEEEKAPEPRPRTRSNPEGAEDRALSSQSSVGNRSEGEGEAASADESPPAPTPTPDGTSWPGPATHPEVQVKTPRVNCPEKVIICLDLAEEMALPKLESFNGSKTNALNISQKMIEMFVRTKHKIDKSHEFALVVVNNDATWLSGFTSDPREVCSCLYDLETVKIELPVTENIQTIPPPTWSEPSWFLGDPVASPSSPCRSR; from the exons ATGGAACGCGGGTGTCTGATGGAGACCTCGGGCAGCGcggccgaggaggaggaggaggaggaagaggaggaggaagaggaggagaaagcacCGGAACCGCGACCCAGGACCCGGTCCAACCCCGAGGGTGCCGAGGACCGAGCCCTGAGCTCGCAGAGCAGCGTGGGAAACCGCAgcgagggggagggggaggcggcCAGCGCCGACGAGAGCCCCCCcgcccccacccccacccccgaTGGCACCTCCTGGCCCGGCCCTGCCACCCACCCCGAGGTCCAAGTGAAGACCCCGAGGGTCAACTGCCCCGAGAAggtg ATCATCTGCCTGGACCTTGCAGAGGAGATGGCTCTGCCCAAACTCGAGTCCTTCAACGG CTCCAAGACCAACGCCCTGAACATCTCCCAGAAGATGATCGAGATGTTTGTGAGGACCAAGCACAAGATTGACAAAAGCCACGAGTTTGCACTGGTGGTGGTGAACAACGATGCCACTTGG CTCTCGGGGTTCACCTCGGACCCCCGGGAGGTTTGCAGCTGCCTCTACGACCTGGAGACCGTG AAGATCGAGCTGCCCGTGACAGAGAACATCCAGACCATCCCCCCCCCTACGTGGTCAGAACCATCCTGGTTTTTGGGCGACCCAGTTGCCAGCCCCAGTTCTCCATGTCGGAGCAGATGA
- the BABAM1 gene encoding BRISC and BRCA1-A complex member 1 isoform X1 translates to MERGCLMETSGSAAEEEEEEEEEEEEEEKAPEPRPRTRSNPEGAEDRALSSQSSVGNRSEGEGEAASADESPPAPTPTPDGTSWPGPATHPEVQVKTPRVNCPEKVIICLDLAEEMALPKLESFNGSKTNALNISQKMIEMFVRTKHKIDKSHEFALVVVNNDATWLSGFTSDPREVCSCLYDLETVVCKSFNLEGLHGCSQQKIELPVTENIQTIPPPTWSEPSWFLGDPVASPSSPCRSR, encoded by the exons ATGGAACGCGGGTGTCTGATGGAGACCTCGGGCAGCGcggccgaggaggaggaggaggaggaagaggaggaggaagaggaggagaaagcacCGGAACCGCGACCCAGGACCCGGTCCAACCCCGAGGGTGCCGAGGACCGAGCCCTGAGCTCGCAGAGCAGCGTGGGAAACCGCAgcgagggggagggggaggcggcCAGCGCCGACGAGAGCCCCCCcgcccccacccccacccccgaTGGCACCTCCTGGCCCGGCCCTGCCACCCACCCCGAGGTCCAAGTGAAGACCCCGAGGGTCAACTGCCCCGAGAAggtg ATCATCTGCCTGGACCTTGCAGAGGAGATGGCTCTGCCCAAACTCGAGTCCTTCAACGG CTCCAAGACCAACGCCCTGAACATCTCCCAGAAGATGATCGAGATGTTTGTGAGGACCAAGCACAAGATTGACAAAAGCCACGAGTTTGCACTGGTGGTGGTGAACAACGATGCCACTTGG CTCTCGGGGTTCACCTCGGACCCCCGGGAGGTTTGCAGCTGCCTCTACGACCTGGAGACCGTGGTCTGCAAATCCTTCA ATCTGGAAGGTCT ccatgggtgcagcCAGCAGAAGATCGAGCTGCCCGTGACAGAGAACATCCAGACCATCCCCCCCCCTACGTGGTCAGAACCATCCTGGTTTTTGGGCGACCCAGTTGCCAGCCCCAGTTCTCCATGTCGGAGCAGATGA
- the USHBP1 gene encoding harmonin-binding protein USHBP1 isoform X1: protein MEKNIPLGVGPSVPWSPRPLSSEEEGDDEDEEKDEDAGGDSGDILQYEESIARLAQGLPPPSTLQLRPSSGCREDEEGWQGTSALLPVTRSIRDPFGDTADGTLSGTVGGTLGVTVGGTGSGKVDGTLGGISDGTLGGTANGTFGGTADGTLGDTADGTFGGTTDGTSSGKVDGTLGGTADGTFGGTADGTFGGTAGGTFGGTADGTFCGTTDGTFGGTLGGMLAVPPRMEAAPRDLFADLQHTVSSLERAVFSRHRRAAARDELGQEWAQVAKSLEELERDGERGAERAAVAAAVARNGALRVALDHRDRELSQALTALRGLRGERDRLQRKVRELQDALAKLEESGGSGGATPRLGSPPLPQDLSHGGDGAEPPGTGPHAPLSPQPSEGARREQELRVQQLQGCLGRQREVNRELGAALQECRSHAERLSMVLGQHESRDTALRLALRCSERCGGAYAALLEVVRAKLGREEEEDGGAAGEQGWGSSPTPTGDPAVPDRQEPSGESISRGLQSTPASRAREEGALRDRIRRLRAEQAAVEASMLNAPAPTGTGTDTDTGAALRRAERALRDARALLSGWRRPEKAELLRDLAVLKEVMADLKTRLQLVEREKRFLEVLAAAQGPLEAAQRLVLQHLMRERDGGPGCPPSSSSSSSSEEDSQTCRVGAATPRHPPDPERMREELLGALSRVEELRGRVRALVLSLEQSSVTSLAQQMECVFLAEDVFHAHSALALGYRGARRKQAAQLRQLEVRAGALRRNQSRQTQALTHKLQSLEQGTASGETYI, encoded by the exons ATGGAGAAG AACATCCCCCTGGGTGTTGGCCCCTCCGTCCCCTGGTCCCCACGGCCCCTGTCGAGCGAGGAGGAAGGTGACgatgaggatgaggagaaggaCGAGGACGCGggaggggacagtggggacatcCTGCAGTACGAGGAGAGCATCGCCAGGCTGGCCCAGGGGCTGCCACCACCCAGCACCCTCCAGCTGCGGCCTTCgtcaggctgcagggaggatgaggagggctggcagggcacctctgctctcctgcctgtcACCCGGAGCATCAGGGACCCCTTTGGTGACACGGCTGATGGCACATTGAGCGGCACGGTTGGTGGCACCCTCGGTGTCACCGTTGGTGGCACAGGCAGTGGCAAAGTTGACGGCACCCTTGGTGGCATCAGTGATGGCACCCTCGGTGGCACAGCCAATGGCACCTTTGGTGGCACAGCTGATGGCACACTTGGTGACACAGCCGATGGCACCTTTGGTGGCACAACTGATGGCACATCCAGTGGCAAGGTTGATGGCACCCTTGGTGGCACAGCCGATGGCACCTTTGGTGGCACAGCTGATGGCACATTTGGTGGCACAGCTGGTGGCACGTTTGGTGGCACAGCTGATGGCACGTTTTGTGGCACAACTGATGGCACGTTTGGTGGCACGCTGGGTGGGATGCTCGCTGTCCCCCCCAGGATGGAAG CCGCTCCCCGGGACCTCTTTGCGGATCTCCAGCACACCGTCAGCTCCCTGGAACGCGCCGTCTTCTCCCGGCACCGGCGAGCGGCGGCTCGGGACGAGCTGGGCCAGGAATGGgctcaggtggccaag agcctggaggagctggagcgGGATGGGGAGCGGGGAGCGGAGCgagcggcggtggcggcggcggtggcGAGGAACGGGGCACTGCGGGTGGCCCTGGACCACCGGGACCGGGAGCTGAGCCAGGCACTGACCGCGctgcgggggctgcggggggagCGCGATCggctgcagaggaag GTCCGggagctgcaggatgctctggcCAAGCTGGAGGAGTCGGGGGGCTCGGGCGGTGCCACCCCCCGGCTCGGCAGCCCCCCGCTGCCCCAG GACCTGTCCCACGGCGGGGATGGAGCTGAGCCCCCCGGCACGGGGCCCCAcgcccccctctccccacaaCCCTCGGAAGGGGCCAGACGGGAACAGGAGCTGCgggtgcagcagctgcaggg GTGCCTGGGGAGGCAGCGGGAGGTGAACCGGGAGCTGGGAGCCGCGCTGCAGGAATGCAGGAGCCATGCGGAGCGGCTCAGCATGGTGCTGGGCCAGCACGAATCCCGCGACACCGCCCTGCGCCTGGCCCTGCGCTGCAG CGAGCGCTGTGGGGGGGCCTACGCCGCCCTCCTGGAGGTGGTGAGGGCgaagctgggaagggaggaagaggaggatggcG GAGCCgcaggggagcagggatgggggtcCAGCCCCACACCCACGGGGGACCCAGCGGTTCCGGACCGGCAGGAGCCGAGTGGGGAGAGCATCTCCCGTGGGCTGCAGAG cACCCCGGCCTCCCGGGCGCGGGAGGAGGGGGCCCTGCGGGACCGCATTCGGCGGCTGCGTGCGGAGCAGGCGGCTGTGGAGGCGTCGATGCTCAACGCCCCGGCACCCACCGGAACCGGCACCGACACCGACACCGGGGCCGCCCTAAGGCGGGCTGAACGGGCTCTGCGGGatgccagggctctgctgtccGGCTGGAGGCGGCCCGAGAAAGCGGAGCTGCTGCGGGACTTGGCGGTGCTCAAG gAGGTCATGGCCGATCTGAAGACGCGGCTGCAGCTGGTGGAGAGGGAGAAGCGGTTCCTGGAGGTGTTGGCAGCCGCGCAGGGGCCGCTGGAGGCTGCGCAGCGCCTGGTGCTCCAGCACCTGATGCGGGAGCGGGATGGGGGTCCCGGctgcccccccagcagctccagcagcagcagcagcgagGAG GATTCCCAAACCTGCCGGGTGGGAGCAGCAACTCCCCGGCACCCCCCGGATCCGGAGCGGATGCGGGAAGAGCTGCTGGGTGCCCTGTCCCG ggtggaGGAGCTGCGGGGGAGGGTGAGGGCCCTGGTGCTgtccctggagcagagcagcgTCACCAGCCTGGCCCAGCAGATGGAATGTGTCTTCCTGGCTGAAGACGTCTTCCACGCTCACAG CGCTCTGGCCCTGGGTTACCGCGGGGCCCGGCGCAAGCAGGCAGCGCAGCTGCGGCAGCTGGAGGTGCGGGCAGGAGCCCTGCGCAGGAACCAGTCCCGGCAGACCCAGGCACTGACCCacaagctgcagagcctggagcagggcaCGGCCTCCGGAGAGACCTACATCTAA
- the USHBP1 gene encoding harmonin-binding protein USHBP1 isoform X2 translates to MEKNIPLGVGPSVPWSPRPLSSEEEGDDEDEEKDEDAGGDSGDILQYEESIARLAQGLPPPSTLQLRPSSGCREDEEGWQGTSALLPVTRSIRDPFGDTADGTLSGTVGGTLGVTVGGTGSGKVDGTLGGISDGTLGGTANGTFGGTADGTLGDTADGTFGGTTDGTSSGKVDGTLGGTADGTFGGTADGTFGGTAGGTFGGTADGTFCGTTDGTFGGTLGGMLAVPPRMEAAPRDLFADLQHTVSSLERAVFSRHRRAAARDELGQEWAQVAKSLEELERDGERGAERAAVAAAVARNGALRVALDHRDRELSQALTALRGLRGERDRLQRKVRELQDALAKLEESGGSGGATPRLGSPPLPQDLSHGGDGAEPPGTGPHAPLSPQPSEGARREQELRVQQLQGCLGRQREVNRELGAALQECRSHAERLSMVLGQHESRDTALRLALRCSERCGGAYAALLEVVRAKLGREEEEDGGAAGEQGWGSSPTPTGDPAVPDRQEPSGESISRGLQSTPASRAREEGALRDRIRRLRAEQAAVEASMLNAPAPTGTGTDTDTGAALRRAERALRDARALLSGWRRPEKAELLRDLAVLKEVMADLKTRLQLVEREKRFLEVLAAAQGPLEAAQRLVLQHLMRERDGGPGCPPSSSSSSSSEEDSQTCRVGAATPRHPPDPERMREELLGALSRAASPAWPSRWNVSSWLKTSSTLTALWPWVTAGPGASRQRSCGSWRCGQEPCAGTSPGRPRH, encoded by the exons ATGGAGAAG AACATCCCCCTGGGTGTTGGCCCCTCCGTCCCCTGGTCCCCACGGCCCCTGTCGAGCGAGGAGGAAGGTGACgatgaggatgaggagaaggaCGAGGACGCGggaggggacagtggggacatcCTGCAGTACGAGGAGAGCATCGCCAGGCTGGCCCAGGGGCTGCCACCACCCAGCACCCTCCAGCTGCGGCCTTCgtcaggctgcagggaggatgaggagggctggcagggcacctctgctctcctgcctgtcACCCGGAGCATCAGGGACCCCTTTGGTGACACGGCTGATGGCACATTGAGCGGCACGGTTGGTGGCACCCTCGGTGTCACCGTTGGTGGCACAGGCAGTGGCAAAGTTGACGGCACCCTTGGTGGCATCAGTGATGGCACCCTCGGTGGCACAGCCAATGGCACCTTTGGTGGCACAGCTGATGGCACACTTGGTGACACAGCCGATGGCACCTTTGGTGGCACAACTGATGGCACATCCAGTGGCAAGGTTGATGGCACCCTTGGTGGCACAGCCGATGGCACCTTTGGTGGCACAGCTGATGGCACATTTGGTGGCACAGCTGGTGGCACGTTTGGTGGCACAGCTGATGGCACGTTTTGTGGCACAACTGATGGCACGTTTGGTGGCACGCTGGGTGGGATGCTCGCTGTCCCCCCCAGGATGGAAG CCGCTCCCCGGGACCTCTTTGCGGATCTCCAGCACACCGTCAGCTCCCTGGAACGCGCCGTCTTCTCCCGGCACCGGCGAGCGGCGGCTCGGGACGAGCTGGGCCAGGAATGGgctcaggtggccaag agcctggaggagctggagcgGGATGGGGAGCGGGGAGCGGAGCgagcggcggtggcggcggcggtggcGAGGAACGGGGCACTGCGGGTGGCCCTGGACCACCGGGACCGGGAGCTGAGCCAGGCACTGACCGCGctgcgggggctgcggggggagCGCGATCggctgcagaggaag GTCCGggagctgcaggatgctctggcCAAGCTGGAGGAGTCGGGGGGCTCGGGCGGTGCCACCCCCCGGCTCGGCAGCCCCCCGCTGCCCCAG GACCTGTCCCACGGCGGGGATGGAGCTGAGCCCCCCGGCACGGGGCCCCAcgcccccctctccccacaaCCCTCGGAAGGGGCCAGACGGGAACAGGAGCTGCgggtgcagcagctgcaggg GTGCCTGGGGAGGCAGCGGGAGGTGAACCGGGAGCTGGGAGCCGCGCTGCAGGAATGCAGGAGCCATGCGGAGCGGCTCAGCATGGTGCTGGGCCAGCACGAATCCCGCGACACCGCCCTGCGCCTGGCCCTGCGCTGCAG CGAGCGCTGTGGGGGGGCCTACGCCGCCCTCCTGGAGGTGGTGAGGGCgaagctgggaagggaggaagaggaggatggcG GAGCCgcaggggagcagggatgggggtcCAGCCCCACACCCACGGGGGACCCAGCGGTTCCGGACCGGCAGGAGCCGAGTGGGGAGAGCATCTCCCGTGGGCTGCAGAG cACCCCGGCCTCCCGGGCGCGGGAGGAGGGGGCCCTGCGGGACCGCATTCGGCGGCTGCGTGCGGAGCAGGCGGCTGTGGAGGCGTCGATGCTCAACGCCCCGGCACCCACCGGAACCGGCACCGACACCGACACCGGGGCCGCCCTAAGGCGGGCTGAACGGGCTCTGCGGGatgccagggctctgctgtccGGCTGGAGGCGGCCCGAGAAAGCGGAGCTGCTGCGGGACTTGGCGGTGCTCAAG gAGGTCATGGCCGATCTGAAGACGCGGCTGCAGCTGGTGGAGAGGGAGAAGCGGTTCCTGGAGGTGTTGGCAGCCGCGCAGGGGCCGCTGGAGGCTGCGCAGCGCCTGGTGCTCCAGCACCTGATGCGGGAGCGGGATGGGGGTCCCGGctgcccccccagcagctccagcagcagcagcagcgagGAG GATTCCCAAACCTGCCGGGTGGGAGCAGCAACTCCCCGGCACCCCCCGGATCCGGAGCGGATGCGGGAAGAGCTGCTGGGTGCCCTGTCCCG agcagcgTCACCAGCCTGGCCCAGCAGATGGAATGTGTCTTCCTGGCTGAAGACGTCTTCCACGCTCACAG CGCTCTGGCCCTGGGTTACCGCGGGGCCCGGCGCAAGCAGGCAGCGCAGCTGCGGCAGCTGGAGGTGCGGGCAGGAGCCCTGCGCAGGAACCAGTCCCGGCAGACCCAGGCACTGA
- the SLC5A5 gene encoding sodium/iodide cotransporter has translation MLLISTAIGLFHGLAKGGQKTSDDFFTGGRQMSALPVGLSLSASFMSAIQVLGVPAEAYRYGSKFLWMCLAQLLNTLLTAPPLPPRLLPPGNHQHLRVSGAAIQQERPALRDPAVRGGHDAVHGDRHLRPRPHPQPRNHLHLLHHHRWDEGCHLDRRLPGGGHALWFHCHHHPGGAAAGGGPSRVLDITTNGSRVNFME, from the exons ATGCTCCTCATCTCCACCGCCATCGGGCTCTTCCACGGCTTGGCCAAAGGCGGCCAAAAAACCTCGGACGATTTTTTCACGGGGGGGAGGCAGATGTCGGCGCTGCCCGTGGGGCTCTCGCTCTCTGCCAGTTTCATGTCAGCCATCCAGGTGCTGGGGGTGCCGGCCGAGGCGTACCGGTACGGCTCCAAGTTCCTCTGGATGTGCCTGGCGCAGCTCCTCAACACCCTCCTCACCgcccctcctcttcctccccgTCTTCTACCGCCTGGGAATCACCAGCACCTACGAG TATCTGGAGCGGCGATTCAGCAGGAGCGTCCGGCTCTGCGGGACCCTGCAGTACGTGGTGGCCACG ATGCTGTACACGGGGATCGTCATCTACGCCCCCGCCCTCATCCTCAACCAAG GAATCATCTGCACCTTCTACACCACCATA GGTGGGATGAAGGCTGTCATCTGGACAGACGTCTTCCAGGTGGTGGTCATGCTCTCTGGTTTCATTGCCATCATCATCCGgggggtgctgctgctgggggggggccCTCCAGGGTGCTGGACATCACCACCAATGGCTCCAGGGTCAACTTTATGGAGTGA